A segment of the Tsukamurella tyrosinosolvens genome:
GATCGGCGTCCTCGTCGATCCACGCCGTGAGGCGTACTGGTACGTGGAGGGGTACCGGTCGGCGGTACTTGACCGTCAACGTGCGCGTGACGGCCGGGGTGCCGGCGATCCACAGCGTAAATCCCATGATGTCGTCGCACGCGGCCGAGATGGCCCT
Coding sequences within it:
- a CDS encoding hotdog domain-containing protein, producing RAISAACDDIMGFTLWIAGTPAVTRTLTVKYRRPVPLHVPVRLTAWIDEDADHTLHIGASGTVEGETYFSATSEFVKVDLTHFARYADTSTVDSFFVNFLRAD